A segment of the Aridibaculum aurantiacum genome:
GCTTGTACTGTTTTCACAATATTTATTCAGCCAATCGTATAACAACGAGTGGATCGATTACAATAAAACTTACTACAAGTTCAAGGTTTTTGGTTTTGGAACCGATGCTGCAGGTGCTCCTATTCCTAAAGGAATGGTGCGGATTTCACATTCTTCTTTGCAGTCTGCAGGCCTGGCTGGTGTCGCCGGTGCACACTTTCAACTTTGGCGCGATGGGCAAGAAGTGCCTGTTTATGTTTCAAATACCGGCATCTTTAGTAGTTCAGATTATATTGAGTTCTGGGGTGAAATAAACAATGGTAAGCTGGATGCGCAATTGTATGGCCAGCCCGATTTCCAGCTTTCTGACAAGTGGAGTTTACAAACAGATACAGCTTCTTATTTCCTTACCGTCAATACTACCGCTGCTAATAAGCGGCTGACGCCAACTGCAAATAATGTGGCTAATACCTCGCTTACACCCACAACTTATTTTATGCATACGGTTGGGCGATATTTCCGTGCAGGTGATATTCAAAGTGGTTTCTATGCCAGTTCCGGTACCAACTTATTTTCTTCTACATACGACAAAGGAGAAGGCTGGCTGAGCCGGGTGATTCGTCCTGTTGCCTGCGGTAGCAGTACCACCTTAGGACAAGGATTTCCTGATCTCTACCCGTTTCTTTCTGGTCCGTCATCAATGGTGATGCGAATAAATGCAGTGGGCGGCGCCCAGAACAGCAGGGTAGTGAGGGTGCTGCTGAATGGCCAGGAAGTAAACCTCTTCCAGATGGACTACATTAACTACGAAAAGGTAGAAGAGTTGGTGCCGGTAAGCACAATAAGTTCTGGTAGTGCCAGCTTCTCCATTATTAACCAAAGCCCCAGCCCTTGCGATGAGATGCGCGTTGCAAAGATCGAGTTGACATATCCCCGCCAGTTCAATTTTGGGGGTAGTTCTGTTTTTGAATTTTCTGTTCCGGCGTCATCATCAGGTAGGTTACTTAAAATAGCAAATTTTAACCATGGTGGCGTGGCTCCTGTGCTTTACGACCAGGCAAACGGCAAGCGATACGTGACCGATATTTCTGATCCTAATATTGTACAAGTAGTACTGGCACCGGCTACAGTGGCGTACCAACTGGTACTTACTACACAGGCTGGAAATTATTTCAAAGAGATCAGCAGCTTCCAACAACGTTCTTTTATCAATTATGCACAGCCGGCAAACCAGGGTGATTACCTGATCGTAAGCAACCCGCTGATCTATGGCTCCGGTTCTGAAAATTACGTAGAGCAATACCGCCAGTATCGTTCATCCACTACCGGTGGAGGCTACAATGCTAAGGTGATAGATATTGAGCAGCTGGTAGACCAATTTGCTTATGGCGTGAAAAAGCACCCGCTGTCTATCAAAAACTTCCTGCGTTTTGCCCGAGCCAATTTTGCTGCTGCGCCAAAACATGTTTTCTTGATTGGTAAAGGCGTTTCTTATAATCACTACCGCCAGTACGAGAACAATGCTATGATAGAGCGGCTGAACCTGGTGCCTACATGGGGTTTTCCTGCTTCAGATAATTTGCTGGCGTCAAGTGATATGAAGGCTGTGCCTGCTACACCAATTGGTCGTTTGTCTGCGGTGTCGCCACAGGAAGTAGGTGATTACCTGGAAAAGGTAAAACAGTACGAAGCTGCCCAGGCCGTAGGAAACCAAACGCTACAGGATAAGCATTGGATGAAAAATATTTTGCAGATCGCTGGTGCCAATGATATTACCTTAGGAAGCCAGATAGATGGTTATCTGAATGGATATAAAGCTACCATTTCGGATACTTCGTTTGGGGGCAATGTTACCAACTTCAGTAAAACAGCTGATCCTGCTAATTATACCAATGCCATTATTTCGTTTAAAGAAAAATTTGAAAAAGGTGCTTCTTTGATCACCTATTTCGGCCACTCGTCTTCTTCAAATCTTGATTTTAACCTGGACAACCCGGAGAGTTATAATAACTCTGGAAAATATCCTGTGTTCATAGCCAACGGATGTAGTGCAGGTAATCACTTTGCATTTGAAACAAGTCGTTTTACTACCAAGACAACTATTTCAGAAAAATTTGTATTAGCACCTTCTAAAGGAGCGATAGGATATTTGGCCAGTACACACTTCGGTGTGGTAAACTACCTGGATCTTTTTTCAAAACATTTCTATAAGTCAATTGCCCAAACGAGTTATGCAAAAACAGCGGGTGAAATAATAAAGGAAGCAATAGGCAATGCGCTTACTGTTACTGGTCCTATGGATTATTATGCACGTGTTCATGCTGAAACGTATGCGTGGCATGGCGACCCGGCTGTAAAATTCAATTCTTTCAAACAGCCTGATTATGTGATAGAGGCGCCGCAGATATCTACTTCGCCTGCATTTCATTCAGTAGCCGATACCAGTCTTTTTGTAAAAGTGAGAGTGTTCAATATAGGTAAGGCTACTAACGACTCTGTTAGCTTCAAACTTACCCGTACGTGGCCTGGTGGAAATACTAAAACCATTGCAACAAAGAAATTCGCAAAACTGCATTATGCAGATTCCATTACTGTGGAAGTGCCTGTAGTAGGTAATATAGATGCTGGTGTAAATGTTTTCACAGCTACTATCAATGATGGGAATACTGTTGCAGAACTTTCAACCGCGAACAATTCGGCAGCGAAATCGATCACCATTTCAGCCAATGAGATCCGCCCCATTTATCCGTACAATTATTCTATTATCAACCAACCAAACGCAAAGCTGGTAGCTTCTACGGCCAATCCTTTAGAGGGTGTAAGGAATTATGTGATGGAGATAGATACTACGGCGCTATTCAATTCACCTGCTAAAGTATCTGCTACAAAAGCATCGGCTGGTGGTGTGGTAGAATTTGATCCGGGTTTCAGTTATGAGAACGACAGGACCTACTATTGGCGTGTTTCGCCTGCAGGCCTAACCACTCCTGAATGGAGGCAGTTTTCTTTTGTATACAAAACCGGATTGGAAGGTGCGCAACAAGGACACCTGTACCAGTTGCTCCAGTCGAAGCACAAGAATATTTCATTAGACAGCGCTTCAAGAAAATATGGTTACCAGAGCCAGAACCACAACTTATTTATTTCAAATGCCATGTATCCTACCAGTGGCACAGAGGATATGCACTTCAGTATTTCTGTAGATGGAGTGGCTTCTATACGAAGTGCATGCATCGGTAGCTCTATAATAGTGAACGTATTTGACTCGCTTACTTTCAGGCCTTGGCGCAATACCACCAATCCGTTTGGTGCAGCACCCGTTTGTAATCCTGGACGCGAATACAATTTTGAATATTCGTACCGCACTGCTGCCAGCCGCAAAAACGCCATGGACTTCCTGAACTCTATACCTTCTGGCGCTTTTGTAACAGTAAGATTGATTAACGATGCGCCGTATAATATTTATGCATCGCACTGGCAGGCAGATACCAGCCTGTATGGCAGCGGCAATTCGCTGTACCATATGCTAAAGAGCCAGGGCTTTGCTGAAATAGATTCATTCTATTTTCCACGCACATGGGCTTTTGTTTACCAAAAGAACAACCCGGCCTTTGAACCTGTTTACGAATTCAGCGAAGGGCAGTACGATAAGCTGGTGCTTTCTAAAGATGCAACCAGTCCACACGTAAGTGGTGTTATAGAGTCCCCAAGGTTTGGCCCTGCCACCAGTTGGAACAAAGTACAATGGGCGGGTACAATGGAAGAAGCTGGTAATGATTATCCTGCTGTGCAGGTAGTAGGCACTACACCTGCAGGACAGGAAGTGGTGCTTCATACGCTTAATGTAAATCAGCAGGATTTTGATATTTCTGGCATTAGTGCAGCGGCTTATCCTTTTATAAAGCTGCGAATGGAAAATGCTGATACCGTTACCGCTACGCCTTACCAGCTAAGCATGTGGCGTGTGTTGTATACGCCTGTTCGTGAAGGTGCCATTGCTCCAAACCTGTATTACCATATTCCTGATACCGTTGGTTTTGGTACGGCTACTGCCTTTACTTTACCTCTGCAGGTAGGTTTCAAAAATGTTTCTAATAAAGCATTCGACAGCGTGGCTGTGAAGATTGTGCTGACTGATACGCTCAACAATACTTTTGACTACCAGATAAGTAAGTTGAAGCCTCTGGCTCCGGGCGAACTGGGACAGGTAAATGTTTCATTGAACGTGCAAAACCTATCGGGCTGGTAC
Coding sequences within it:
- a CDS encoding C25 family cysteine peptidase, whose translation is MNQRLLIVLTLVLFSQYLFSQSYNNEWIDYNKTYYKFKVFGFGTDAAGAPIPKGMVRISHSSLQSAGLAGVAGAHFQLWRDGQEVPVYVSNTGIFSSSDYIEFWGEINNGKLDAQLYGQPDFQLSDKWSLQTDTASYFLTVNTTAANKRLTPTANNVANTSLTPTTYFMHTVGRYFRAGDIQSGFYASSGTNLFSSTYDKGEGWLSRVIRPVACGSSTTLGQGFPDLYPFLSGPSSMVMRINAVGGAQNSRVVRVLLNGQEVNLFQMDYINYEKVEELVPVSTISSGSASFSIINQSPSPCDEMRVAKIELTYPRQFNFGGSSVFEFSVPASSSGRLLKIANFNHGGVAPVLYDQANGKRYVTDISDPNIVQVVLAPATVAYQLVLTTQAGNYFKEISSFQQRSFINYAQPANQGDYLIVSNPLIYGSGSENYVEQYRQYRSSTTGGGYNAKVIDIEQLVDQFAYGVKKHPLSIKNFLRFARANFAAAPKHVFLIGKGVSYNHYRQYENNAMIERLNLVPTWGFPASDNLLASSDMKAVPATPIGRLSAVSPQEVGDYLEKVKQYEAAQAVGNQTLQDKHWMKNILQIAGANDITLGSQIDGYLNGYKATISDTSFGGNVTNFSKTADPANYTNAIISFKEKFEKGASLITYFGHSSSSNLDFNLDNPESYNNSGKYPVFIANGCSAGNHFAFETSRFTTKTTISEKFVLAPSKGAIGYLASTHFGVVNYLDLFSKHFYKSIAQTSYAKTAGEIIKEAIGNALTVTGPMDYYARVHAETYAWHGDPAVKFNSFKQPDYVIEAPQISTSPAFHSVADTSLFVKVRVFNIGKATNDSVSFKLTRTWPGGNTKTIATKKFAKLHYADSITVEVPVVGNIDAGVNVFTATINDGNTVAELSTANNSAAKSITISANEIRPIYPYNYSIINQPNAKLVASTANPLEGVRNYVMEIDTTALFNSPAKVSATKASAGGVVEFDPGFSYENDRTYYWRVSPAGLTTPEWRQFSFVYKTGLEGAQQGHLYQLLQSKHKNISLDSASRKYGYQSQNHNLFISNAMYPTSGTEDMHFSISVDGVASIRSACIGSSIIVNVFDSLTFRPWRNTTNPFGAAPVCNPGREYNFEYSYRTAASRKNAMDFLNSIPSGAFVTVRLINDAPYNIYASHWQADTSLYGSGNSLYHMLKSQGFAEIDSFYFPRTWAFVYQKNNPAFEPVYEFSEGQYDKLVLSKDATSPHVSGVIESPRFGPATSWNKVQWAGTMEEAGNDYPAVQVVGTTPAGQEVVLHTLNVNQQDFDISGISAAAYPFIKLRMENADTVTATPYQLSMWRVLYTPVREGAIAPNLYYHIPDTVGFGTATAFTLPLQVGFKNVSNKAFDSVAVKIVLTDTLNNTFDYQISKLKPLAPGELGQVNVSLNVQNLSGWYNVYIEANPGLQQSEQFGFNNFLYKKVYVNTEALLPVTLLAFDAQLQGADVKTSWSVTAENKVAHYIVQHSSDGTTFAPIGKVNAVNVLNGNRSYEFVHANAPAGKNLYRLQMVDSDGSHKYSATRLVTIGKNIQVSMYPNPVKDILNISINNNGNSLIQLRMVNTYGQTLWVHKAAGITRLDMTSWPAGMYMLIVDDGKSIQSFKVQKQ